The window GGAGCAGCGCAAGATCCGCTTTGTGCCGCATCAGTCGGAATATTGCTGGGCGTATCAGTTGATCGCCCGGGGCGCGCGGGTCATCAACAACCTGGAAGCCTACGGGATGGTGCTGATGCCGGAGTTTCGCGACTGGAACCTGCCGGAACTGCGGGATGCCATTGATCGGGAATTCTTTTTGCTCTCCGAGGCGCATTACCAGCGCTACATTGCGCCCGGTTTCCTCAAAGACGCGTTCGGCGGCTGAAAAGCATCGCGGGCAAGCCACGCTCCCACAGGGTTTGTGTCGTGCACAATGGTTGTGATCGACACGAACCCTGTGGGAGCGTGGCTTGCCCGCGAAGGCGTCCTTATTGGCGCTGCCTATATCAATGCTGGGTCACGATCTCCTCCAGATGGTCCATGATCGTGTCCGGCTTCAGCACCAGCACATCGCTCTCCACCGCATCGAGCACCACTTCCGCCGTATTGCCGATCAACGCCCCTGACAAACCGGACCGCGCCACGGTACCAATCACCGTCACCGCCGCTTGCAGCTTGTGGACCATGAACGGAATCAACACATCCGCCGGGCCTTCCTCGATATGCAGGTGCTCGTCATCAATATCGAATTCGGCCTGAAACGATTTGCACTGTTCGCGATAGCGCGCCTCGATGGTTTCGCTGAGCTGTAACGTCGGGTCGGCCGCCGACAGCATCGGCGATGGATGGGCGCTGACCACGTGCAAATGGGCCTTCGCCAGGCTGGCGATGTCGTAACCGTGATCGACGATACAAGCGTGCAAGGTGCGGTGTTCGGCATCGGTATTACCGACATCGATTGCCGCCAGAATGACCCCGCCAGTCCAGGGTTTCGAGGTTTTGACCAGCAGCACCGGCGTCGGGCAGTAACGCAGCAGTTTCCAGTCCGCCGGGGTCAGCAGGGCTTTTTTCAGCGGGCTGTCGGGGTAATGTTGTTTGATCACCAGTCCGCAGCCTTCAGCCTGCTGCACATCGACAATGGTTTCGTGCAGGCTTTCGTTCCACGCCTGCTCGGTGGTGACGCTGTAGCCGTCCTCTATCAGCGCGGCCTTGAGCACGCCCAACATGCCGCTGTGGTCATGCTTGCGGTCGCAGACCAGCAGATGCAGATGAGCCTGGGTCACGCCGGCAATTAGCTTGGCCCGTTTGAGCGCCAGGCTTTCCGAGTGTTCAGGTTCGAGGACCACCAGAATGCTGCGAATGGCTTGCATGATCGGGATCTCCATGAAGTAAAAAATACTGCGTTGGACAACTATAGTTGCTGGCTGGCCATTCGGGACTTGATGTATATCAACGGTCGCGACTGGTGGTCTGCTGGCAGGCCGGTATAATCGGCGCCCTTCGATTTTGAACCTCTTGTCCGTGAGCCCCATGATCCTTCCCGAAATTCACGAGTTCCTCGGCTGCCGCACCCCCGATGGCTGGGTTCAGGCCGCGCTGGCTGATCAGGAAACCCTGCTGATCGATCACAAAAACTGTGAATTCAAGGCCGCCAGTACCGCGTTGAGCCTGATTGCCAAGTATCACTCCCACGTCGATCTGATCAACCTGATGTCGCGACTGGCCCGGGAAGAGCTGGTTCACCATGAACAGGTCATGCGCCTGATGAAAAAGCGCAAGATCGAGCTGCGTCAGCTGTCCGCCGGGCGCTACGCTTCGGGCCTGCGCAAAGTGGTGCGCAGCCACGAGCCGGTCAAACTGGTGGACACCCTGGTGGTCGGCGCCTTTATCGAAGCCCGTAGCTGCGAGCGCTTTGAAGCGCTGGTGCCGCACCTGGATGAAGATTTGGGCAAGTTCTATTTCGGCCTGCTGAAAAGCGAGGCCCGGCATTTCCAGGGTTACCTGAAACTGGCCTACCAGTACGGTGACGCCAAGGACATCGCCCAGGTGATCGACAGGGTTCGCACCGCCGAGCAAGAGCTGATCGAGTCGCCGGACGTGGAGTTTCGTTTCCACAGCGGTGTGCCAGCGGCCGCCTGACGCTTCGACGGCAAATGTAAAAAACTCTTAAAAGTATGAAACATCTCCGAAAACCGGCCCCCGAGGCCGGTTTTTGCTGCCTGCGATAACCGTCCGGTCACCGATTGGCGCCATAATGCCGGCCACTTCTCACAAGGGTTGGCAGACGGTCGTTATGGATAGCCTGGGTTTTGGCAAAGTACTGCTGGTGGAAGACGACGAGAAGCTCGCCGGGCTGATCGCGCATTTCCTGTCGCAACATGGTTTTGAAGTCCGGCAGGTGCACCGCGGCGACCTCGCATTGGCCGCGTTCCTCGAATTCAAACCGAAAGTCGTCGTGCTCGACCTGATGCTGCCGGGCCAGAGCGGCCTGCACGTGTGCCGCGAGATCCGTAGCGTGTCCGACACGCCGATCGTCATTCTTACCGCCAAGGAAGACGACCTTGACCACATCCTCGGCCTGGAGTCCGGTGCCGATGACTACGTGATCAAACCGATCAAGCCGCCGGTTCTGCTCGCCCGGTTACGCGCCTTGCAACGCCGCCAGATGCCGGACAGCGGCGTGTGCAGCGCTCTGGAATTCGGCCATCTGAGTATCGACCGCAGCTGCCGGGTAGTGCGGCTGGCGGGAGAGGGCATCGAACTCACCACCATGGAGTTCGAACTGCTGTGGTTGCTGGCCAGCGCTGCCGGAAAAATCCTGTCCCGTGACGATATTCTCAACCGCATGCGCGGCATCGCTTTCGACGGCCTGAACCGCAGCGTTGACGTCTACATCAGCAAACTACGGGGCAAGCTCAAGGACAACCCTCGAGAGCCGCTGTGTATCAAGACCGTATGGGGCAAGGGTTATCTGTTCAATCCGTTTGCGTGGGAGCGGTGAATGCTGCGGTTATTTTTGGGGCTGTTTCTGGTGATGACGGTTGGCCTGGTCCTGGGGCTGCAAACGGTCGATCGCGCGTTCAATGCGCTGCTCGACGGTCAGATGCAGAGCTACAACCGCGAGGCGGTGCGGGGCCAGGCCTGGTCGCTGGCCGAGCAGTTGCGCGGCCTGGACGGGGCGGCCCGGGAGCGACAACTGGACGCGGTGCGCCCCCACTACGGCTTGGGCCTGACCCTGGTCGAGACCGACCAATTGTCCCTGAGCGATCAGGAGAAAGCCGAGTTGGCCCAGGGCCTGCTGGTGATTCGTGAAAAGTACACGCAATTCATCTCGCGCATTGACGACGGTTCGCAACTGCTCAGCATCATGCTGCCGGCTGAGCCGAGTCTGATGTCGTTCTACATTGCCGCGGCCTATCTGATGATCGCGGTGATGATCGGGTTCGTGTTGTTATTCTGGGTGCGCCCGCACTGGCGCGATCTGGAAAAGCTGCGTCTGGCGGCCGAGCGTTTTGGCGATAACGACCTGTCATCGCGGATCCAGCTGTCCAAGCGCTCGAACATCCGCGACCTGTCCGAACATTTCAACCTGATGGCGGCGCGCATCGAAAGCCTGATTGCCAATCAGCGCGAGCTGACCAACGCGGTGTCCCATGAATTGCGCACGCCGATTGCCCGACTGTCTTTCGAGCTGGACCAGCTCAAGCAACAACCCGATCCGACCCAGAACCGTGAACTGATTGCCGACATGTACGCCGACCTCGGCGAGCTCGAAGAGATGGTGTCCGAACTGCTCACCTATGCCAGCCTCGAGCGCGGCGCCACGGTGATCACTCGGGAAAACATTCAGGCCAGCAGCTGGCTCGACAGTGTGCTCGGCAGCGTCGCGCTGGAAGCTGAAGCCGCTGGTGTGCAATTGCTGATTGTCGAGTGCCAGGTCGATGAGGTCCGCATCGAGCCGCGCTTCATGGCCCGGGCGGTGATCAACCTGTTGCGCAATGCCATTCGTTATGCCGATGGGCGGGTGGAGGTGTCATTGGTTCGCACCGGTGATCACTACGAAGTGCGGGTCAACGACGACGGGCCAGGCGTGCCGATGGACGGGCGGGAGAAAATCTTCGAGCCGTTCTCGCGCCTGGACGCCAGCCGCGACCGCCGCACCGGTGGCTTCGGCCTGGGCCTGGCGTTGGTGCGGCGGGTGTCGCAATCCCATGGCGGGCAAGTGGAAGTGGCGGATTCGCCGTGGGGCGGGGCGTCGTTTCGCATGACCTGGGCGCACCAGGATTAATTGCGCCGCTCTTGCGGACCCCTTCGCGGGCAAGCCCGCTCCCACAGGGGAATGCATTCCAAATGTGGGAGCGGGCTTGCCCGCGAAGAGGCCATCTGCAACACCGCATCGTCAAAAGGTGTACGCAACCTGGCCAGCCAACGATGTCTGCATCCGCTGCTCAACAATCGGACTGTCCGCCGCATCGTTCGCCAGATACTGCACCGCCAGCACCGTCGAAACACGCCACTGCCCATTGACGGGTAATGTCCAGGTCACATCCGCGCCGCGACTCACCAGCCCGCCATGTGTGTCATAAGCCCTGAACTGACTGCGCGACGCTTGGGCATCGCTGACGCCGTACCAGGTGCGCACGTAATGACTGTCACCAAACTGGCTGTTGAGGCTGCCGACGACCTTGCCATGCTCACCTTCATAAAATGGTGCGCTGATGCTCAGTTTCAACCGGTTCCACGCCGAGCCGGTGTCATGATCGTCGTCGTCCTTTTCCAAGGCATGCTCAAAGCTCGCACCGAGGATAATCGGCCCCATGTGGTAAGTCCCGTCGAGCCCCAGCGCCGGGCGTGACTTGATCGAGCCCATGCCGTTGAGCTCATCCGAACCTTTGAACCCGGTCTTGCGATCCTTGCGCACATCACTGGCGCCGATGTACACGCTGAGGCCGAAATCTTCCTCGTCGAACGCCCAGCCCAGACCCTTTTCAGTGTCCAGGAAGAATCCGTAAGGGCTGAGGATTTCAGCGCCCAACAGCGGCGCCACCACACGTTCGTCACTGCCGCTGTAACGGGGCACGCTGGCGGCCCCGGCCCGCAAGGTGTAGCGCCAGTCTTCAGCTTGCAAAGAGTCAACGGGAATGAGCAGGCACAGCGAAGTCAACGACAGGGATAGCGAGCGAAACATGGGAGCACCCGAGGAAATTTGGATGCGCCCATGCTAGGCGGCTGCCGGGCGGCAATCTTTGACAGCTTTGTCGGGAAACTGTCAAAGACTGTGAACCGGTTTAGCGGTTCAAACCCAGGCGCTCATGCCATTCGGCGATGGATTCTTCGGGAAAAATATCGAACTGTTTGTCGCCAGGCTGCACCTGTGCCTCGACCCAAGGCGCCTTTGAACCGAGCATCAAGTGGGTGTGCTCCGGTGGCACCGGCAGCGGGGTGTCGATGGCAGAGGCAAACGGGTGAATCAGCTCTGGCCACTCGGGGCTGAATATCCATAAGCCCGAGCCGCAGGTCGTGCAGAAATGTCGCTCCAGGCTGCTGCGGTGGGCGCGCTTCTGGCCTTCATCCTTGAGCCGCGCACGGTAAATCGCAACGTGTTTGCGCCCTCGCACTTTCAGGCTATTGGCATCACCGGCAATATTGATCGCGTAGCCGCCACCGCCCTGAGTCTTGCGACAGATCGAGCAATAGCAACGCTGATACGGGTAGGGGTGGGCGCTGGTCAAACTGAACGACACCGCGCCGCAATGGCAGGAACCTTCGAGCTGCATGGGAACCTCCGTCAAATCTGCAACGTTCCCAAGACAGCCTAGACCCTCAGCGCCCCTCGACCGGTACGAGAATCGCGTCGCCGGTCGCCACCAGTTTCAGCTGATCGCCGGTTTGCGCGAACAACTCGGCGCGGGCGAACACTTGTTTCTTGCCGGCCTTTACCACCCGCCCCTGAGCGATGAACACTTCGCCGATGGCGGGTGCCAGGCAGTTCACTGAGAAATGTGAGGCCAGCACATTGCCGGCGACCGTTCCGGCTGCGAATCCGCAGGCGGTGTCGAGCAGCGCGCCGATCAGTCCGGCGTGCAGGAAGCCTGCGTACTGCGCCATATCGCTCTCGCGAAAAGCCATCGTGAGCTCGGCTTCGCCGCTCTCGGCGCGAGTGACTTCGAAACCGGCCCAGCGATTGAAGGCTGAGGTTGAGTTGATCTGTTTGAGTGCGTTGAGCATGGCGAATCCCTCCGGTTGAGGGATCAACATGCGCCGGGTTTGAGGAGAAGTCATGGCGGATAAGGGAGGGTGATGGGTAGTTGGATTTGTGGTGAATGGTCCGGCCTCTTCGCGAGCAAGCCCGCTCCCACATTGAAATGCATTCCCCTTGTGGGAGCGGGCTTGCTCGCGAAGAACGATAACGCGGTCTACTTGCCGGTCATCCGCCACAAATACCAGGAAGCCACCGTCCGATAAGGGCTCCACGCCAACCCGATCTCAATCATCTGCTTGCGCGTCGGCTGCACCTCCAGCCCCTTGAGCCGGCGATATCCCTCCCGCACTCCAAAGTCATCGGCGGGCAAAATATCCGGCCGCTCCAGGCTGTAGATCAGCAACATCTCAACCGTCCAGCGCCCAACCCCGCGCAAGGTAATCAATCGCTCGATCAGCGCTTCATCCGCCATCGCCATTGCCTCAGCGTAATCTGGCACCACACCGTCCAGCGCCGCTTGGGCAATGCCCTGAATGGTTGCGATCTTGCTGGCGGAAAAGCCGCAACTGCGCAGTTGATCGAACCCGGTCGCGATAATCTGCTCAGGCCTCGGGAACACACCCGTCCCAAACAACGCGATCAATCGACCGACAATCGCATCCCCGGCCTTCGCATGCAGCTGCTGATAGGCAATCGCCCGCACCAGCGACTCATAAGGATCGCGTGCCGCATGGGGCTGGTGCAGGCAAGGGCCGATGGCGGCAATGTGGCGGCGCCAGTCGTCATCGATGGACGATAGAAACTCGGTGGCGGGCAGGTAGGCGTCGGGCATGGGTCAGGCTTTCCCGGACGGCGCCAACAGGGCGTTCACTTCGCCATAGGTGAAGGCCTTCAGCTCACGGCTGTCGAGTGTCCCCGTTTCCAGAAAGCTCTTGGCCAGTGCACTCATGGCGCCATACAGAAACTCGGCGATGCGTGACCCCGCGCTCAAACGGCGTACGCCGAGGGCCTTCAGCTCGTCAGGCGAAGGCAAGCCGGGGAGCCCGAGCACGTTCAACGGCAACCGAGTGCCCTGGCACAGCGCGGCGATTTCGTACTCAGCCGTGACGCCAGCCGCGAACAAACCATCGGCACCGGCCGCCTGATACAACGCGGCGCGCTTGAGCGTCTCGGCCACGCGATCTTCGGCGGGCACCAGGCTCTTGAGGTACACATCGGTTCGGGCGTTGATGAATAGCTTCACGCCGCGACGTTCGGCAACCTGCCGAGCGATTTCGATCTTGCGCATCAACAGCTCGGGCGGGGAAGCGCCGTCCTCGATGTTGATCCCGACGGCCCCGGCGGCAATTACCGCCCCAATGACTTCGGCCACCCGTGTCAGGTCATCGGAATAACCGGCCTCGATGTCCACGGTCAACGGCACCGAGATCACCCGGGCGATGGACTCGACGGTCGATACCAGGCGCTCGAGGGGCAGGGCGTTGCCGTCCGGATAACCGTGAGCCCAGGCGACTGCCGCGCTGCTGGTGGCGACGGCTTTACAGCCCAGTTGCTCCACGATGCGCGCCCCGGTGGCATCGGCGACATTGGTGAGGATCAGCAAGCCGTCGTGGTGCAGTTGGTGAAATGACGTGTCCATCGAATGTCCTTCCTTATGACTTTTTGAGAAACCTGCAAATGATCAGAATGCGAGCTGTTGCGTGATCTGCACCGCTGCTTTTTCCAGCCTGAGCAGGAACGCCTTGCGCGGTTGTCCTCCACCATAGCCGGTCAGCGAGCCGTCAGCGCCGATCACCCGGTGACAGGGCACGACAATCGAGAGACGGTTATGCCCGTTGGCCACGCCCACGGCGCGACTGGCGCCGGGTTTGCCCAATAGCGCCGCAATGGCGCCGTAGGTGCTGGTCTGGCCGTACGGGATCTTCGCCAGTTCGGCCCAGACCTGTCGGGCGAAATCGCTGCCAGGCAAGTGTAGTGGAACGTTGAAGTCAGTCAGTTTGCCGGCGAAATACTCGGTCAGTTCGGCTTCAATCTGCTGCAAATGCGCGTTATGTCCTGGCGCAACCGCGTAGCCGTACCGATTCTGCAGTTCTTCCACTTCCTTGGTCAGCGCTGGTCGGTCAAGAAACTCCAGCAGCACCAGCCCGCGTCGTTCGGCCATGGCGATCATCGGCCCCAGCGGTGTGGTCAGGCGCGTGAACAGCAGTGGTTCGCTGTTGCCGGCGCGGCCGGGCGTGATGTTGAAGGACTTTTGAAACGCATCGCGAAACCCGCTCAGGGACTCATAGCCCGAACCGAACGCGGCATTGTCGATGGAGTCGCCCTGTTTGATTCCGCCCAACGCCATGCCGAGGCGTCGGGTGCGCAGCCAGGCGTGAAAGGTCATGCCGAAATGCTGCTTGAACCAGCGGCGCAGCTTCAGTGGTTCGATGCCCTCGGCCAACAGTTGGGCATCGGTCCAGCGCTGCTCGGGGTCGGCATCCACCGATTTGAGCAACTGCTGCACCCAATCCGGTGCAATGGCCGCCGCGTCCAGTGGTTTGCAACGCAGACAGGCGCGGTAGCCGGCCGACATGCACTCATCGGCATGGGCGAAGAACTCGACGTTCTCCGGTTTCGGCTTGCGCGCCGTGCAACTGGGGCGACAGAAGATGCCGGTGGTTTTGACCGCGGTAAAGAACACCCCCTCATAGGCGGTGTCTCGTTCGAGCATGGCACGAACCATCTCGGCGTGGGGCGGAAGCAAAGTGTTTTGTAGGTTCATGGGCTGAGCATAAGCCGCGTCGCCCAGCGCCTCCACCGGAAAATCGACAGAGAATTCCAGCCGTCGTTTCGCACCCGCTGAACAGTCCAGGTGCAGTGTGTTTTCCGAGTCCCGTAAAGAACCAATTCAAGCTATAGCAACTTCTCCAGGCCGATCATGCTGGTGAACCATGAGTTGAAGTGTCGCCACCAACTCCCCGGTTCCTTGGTCAATGTGCGCTGTTTGCCGTCATCTTCGGTGACCCAGACGATCTGACCCTTTTCCAGCCGGACCTGATAGCTGAGCGCTGGCGCCATACCTTCCAGCGCCAGTGCGCGAACCCGACTGGCGAGCTCCGGATTGTCCACCAACACCCCGACTTCGGTGTTCCACAGTAATGAGCGCGAGTCGAAATTGAACGATCCGATGAAGGCTTTCTGCTGGTCGAAAATCATTGTCTTGCTGTGCAGGCTGGAGTCGGAGCTATTGGATGATGACCCCTTGTTGAACGGGCGCGGCCCACTGCCACCGTTGCCATTGCCGTCGGGCTGACGGCGCAATTCGAACAGCTGCACGCCATGCTCCAGCAAGGTTTTGCGATAAGGCGCGTAACCACCGTGCGTCGCCGGTACATCCGTGGCTTCCAGTGAGTTGGTCAGCAAGCTGATCGACACGCCGGCATCGGCGCGATCCGTCAGGTACACCAGCCCCGGTTGGCCGGGCACGATGTAGGCCGAGACCATGATCAGTTCCTTGCTGACGCCATTCAGCTCGGGCGCCAACTGGGTGGCCAGCAACAGGTGCGGGTCAGGCTCGCCCTTGGACAGCACCTTGCTCGGTGCGTCCCACAGCGCCTGGTTCCATGCCCAGACCAGCTCCCGGCGCCAGACGTTCAGACGCGGGTGAGTGGTGTAGGTCTTCAACTGCTGGTACAGCGCGTGATTCTCTTTGCGCGTTTGCTCCAGAGACTCGTTCAGCCGGGTCCGGGTGTTTTCCAGGTCTCGGGCTGTCGGTTTACTCGAGATGAATTGATCGATCGGCTTGCTCAGGGCGCTGTTCCAGTACTGGTCGAAGCTATGCCCCAACTGTTCGGCGACCGGGCCGATGCCGAGCAAATCGATGTCGGTGAAATTGCGGTTAGGCTCGGCATCGAAATACTCGTCCCCCAGGTTGCGCCCGCCAACGATGGCCGCGCTGTTGTCCGCTACCCACAGTTTGTTGTGCATGCGCCGGTGTTGCTGCGACAGGTTGAGCAACCGGCCCATCGTCCGTGTCACGACGGTGCTGCGGCCCAGGTGCAGCGGATTGAACACGCGGATTTGAATCTTCGGATGGACGGCGAGGGTCGCGATGATCCAGTCCAGATCATCGCTGGTGGTGTCGTCGAGCAGAATCCGCACCCGTACTCCGCGGTCGGCGGCGTCGAGCAGTTCGCTCACCAGTACCCGTGTGCTGATGCCGTCGTGGACGATGTAGTACTGCAAATCCAGGCTGCTTTGGGCGTTGCGAATTAGCTCGGCGCGGGCGGTGAAAGCTTCGGCGCTGTCGGAGAGCAAGCGAAAGCCCGATCGGCCCTGATGGGGGACTGCCTGCGCCTGAATCGAACGGCCGAACGCCGAATGGATTGCCGGCAGGGCCTGACTGGGTTCGCGAGGGACATTAATGGTCGTACAGCCACCAAACAGCGAGGCGAGTAACAGAAAAGCAAGCAGGGGCTGTCTGATTCTCACGGAGCGTATTCCGGGTGGTAGCGGTTAGCATATGGACGCCGGACGCCGAAGAAAGGTCAGTCGGTATGCGCCAGTGGTTTTATCGCTGCCGCACCGGCTTTGCGCACCGCTTCTTCAATCTGCGGGGTTGTTTTGGCAGCGTAGTTCATCCGCAGGCAATTGCAGCACAGGGTCAACCGAGGGGCGTTTTGTTCAATACAGCCCTCAGGTGGCTCTTTACCTTGGGGCCTTGTTCAACTGAATTGAAGAAGGTCTGTGATGAGTCTGATTATCTCGATGGCGGCATTTGCCCTGGTGGCCTCGATAACGCCAGGGCCAGTGAACATCGTGGCGTTGAGTTGCGGCGCGCAGTTTGGTTTTCGCGCCAGTCAACGGCATGTCGCCGGGGCGACGCTGGGTTTCGTCGTGTTGTTGGTGTTGATGGGGTTAGGGCTGCACGAAGTGTTGCAGCGCTGGCCAGCGTTGACGCAGGGGGTGCAATGGGCGGGCGTGGCGTTCCTGTTGTACATGGCCTTCAAGTTGGCTGCCGACAAGGGAGATCTGGATGCGAAGGAATCGGGCCGGACACCCTCGATGCTGTATGGCGCCGCCATGCAATGGCTCAACCCGAAAGCCTGGCTGGCCTGTGTGGCCGGTATGGGCGCTTTTGTGGCAGATGGCGAGGCGCGGCTGGTCTGGCAGTTTGCGGCGGTGTATCTGGTGATTTGCTACCTGTCCGTCGGCTGTTGGGTCTACGCCGGGACGTTTTTGCGCGGGTATTTGAGCAACGCCAAAGGCATGCGGTTGTTTAACCGAAGCATGGCGTTGCTCTTGGTGGTATGCGCGGGATATTTGATCCGGGCTTAAGCGTTGCCCTTTGGGGGTGACGGCTGATGTCAACTCCGGTATTGCCCCGGCGTCGCCGCCAGATGCTGTTTAAAAACCCGTTGAAAGTGCGCCTGATCGGCAAACCCTGCTTCAAGTGCCACATCGGCAATCAATTTACCGCGACGCAACCGCTCCCGGGCGAACTGGATTCGCTGGTTGAGTACAAACGCGTGGGGCGTCATGCCGTAATGCTGCTTGAACGCGCGGATGAGGTAGGAAGGCGACAACTGAGCCGCCGCGCAAATATCTTCGAGCTTGAGCAATTGCGTGAAGTTGTCGCGGATGTACTCGGCGGCCCGCTCCAGTTTGAAATTGGGCTCGCGCAGAGGCTGATCACCGGGGTTGAGGCGCTGCTGTACATCGGTGAAAAACTCCACCGCGGCGCTGTGCTTGCGCAGGATGTCGTGCTGATCATCGACCAGCACGTCGTACAAACCCTTGAGCCCGGCAAACAGATCGGCGTCGTCCACGTGAGTGATGGAAAACCGGCGGAACGCCAAGTCCGGGCTGAAACCGAGCTGATGCTGCAAATCGGTCAGCCAGGGTGTCTCGACGTACAGCATCAGGTACGACCACGGTTGGTCATCGAGGGGATTGCAGGCGTGGACATCACCGGGATTCATCAGCACCACGGTGCCGGCACTGACCTGACATTCCGATTGTTCATGGAGATAGGTACTGCACCCGGCCGTGATTGCACCAATGGAAAAGTGCTCGTGAGAATGCCGGGTGTAGCAGACCTCGCGGCCGTCGGCGATGGAACGGGCTTCGATGAAGGGCAGGGCGTCGTCGCGCCAGAAGCGCGGGGCTTTGTCGGCATCTTTGGCAACGGCGGGCTTCATGGTCAGCGTCCTCGGCAGGTCAGCGCGAAGTGTATTAGCTCTCGCCGTCAAAGGCTCGTTGCAGTGCAGCGATATCGAGTTTTTTCATCTGCAACAGTGCCGTCATGGCGCGTTGGGATTTTGCCGTGTCGGGGTCTTTCATCATGTCCGTCAGGGCCACCGGAACGATCTGCCACGACACGCCGAATTTATCCTTGAGCCAGCCGCATTGCTGAGCCTCAACGGGCCCGCCCGCGGACAGACGCCCCCAGAAGTGGTCGACTTCTTCCTGAGTATGGCAATTGACCTGGAATGAAACCGCTTCATTGAACTTGAACAGGGGGCCGCCGTTGAGGCCGGTAAAACTCTGTCCGTCCAGTTCGAAACTAACCGTCATCACCGAGCCTTCGGGCCTGCCATGTATCTCCTGACCGGCCTTACCGTAGTGGGTAATGGCACTGATTTTCGAATGATCGAAGATCGCACAGTAGAACTTCGCGGCCTCCTCGGCTTGATCGTCGAACCACAGGCAGGGCGTGAGTTTTTGAACGCGGTGCATGGCGCAGCTCCTCTTCGGATTACTCAGGCTGGACTTTCAGCGTAGTCAGCCTCGGGTGGTCTGGCCGTACCGTAGATCGACAAGTTGAAAGAGTTTGCTTTGGCGACGGAATCAACAATGTCGGGATGACCCGATAGCCGCTAGACTTGCCGACCTGATTGCCGCAAGGAAGCTCTGCGCCATGGTTGCCTCTCGTTTACTGGCTGTTTCCTGTCTGCTGGCTGCCGGTGCTGTAAGCGCCGGGCCGGTGACGTATCACCTCACGGATCCCGCGAAGAAATACGTCATTGACGTGCTGTTCGCTCAGCCGCCCACCCAGACTTTCGACGGCGCCCCTGCGCTGATCACCTTGCGCAAAAGGGCCGGCGGGCAGGTGCTGCAGCGTATCGAGTCAGCCGAAGCGTTCGCCCTGTTCAAGCCAGGCCGCAAAGCTTCGGAGTTCGACCGCAACCTGGCGTATGCCGATCAAAGTCTGCTGTTGTTCGGCGATTTCAATTTCGACGGCCAACAAGATCTTGCCGTACGCAATGGCAATGATGCGGGCTATGGCGGTCCTTCCTATGACATCTACCTGTTCGATCCCCAGAGCCGGACGCTGCTGTTGAGTCCATCCTTTTCCGCTCTGACCCGTGACGAACACCTTGGCATGTTCGAGATCGACCCGGTTACCAAAAGCCTGCACACCCAGTCCAAAA of the Pseudomonas frederiksbergensis genome contains:
- a CDS encoding DUF1289 domain-containing protein, yielding MPNQTIKTPCVGLCSTVYGDLVCRGCKRFHHEVINWNGYNEEEKRAVWLRLELLLSQVMASKLEVFDPQRLRLQLEQRKIRFVPHQSEYCWAYQLIARGARVINNLEAYGMVLMPEFRDWNLPELRDAIDREFFLLSEAHYQRYIAPGFLKDAFGG
- a CDS encoding DNA-3-methyladenine glycosylase family protein, producing MPDAYLPATEFLSSIDDDWRRHIAAIGPCLHQPHAARDPYESLVRAIAYQQLHAKAGDAIVGRLIALFGTGVFPRPEQIIATGFDQLRSCGFSASKIATIQGIAQAALDGVVPDYAEAMAMADEALIERLITLRGVGRWTVEMLLIYSLERPDILPADDFGVREGYRRLKGLEVQPTRKQMIEIGLAWSPYRTVASWYLWRMTGK
- a CDS encoding MipA/OmpV family protein encodes the protein MFRSLSLSLTSLCLLIPVDSLQAEDWRYTLRAGAASVPRYSGSDERVVAPLLGAEILSPYGFFLDTEKGLGWAFDEEDFGLSVYIGASDVRKDRKTGFKGSDELNGMGSIKSRPALGLDGTYHMGPIILGASFEHALEKDDDDHDTGSAWNRLKLSISAPFYEGEHGKVVGSLNSQFGDSHYVRTWYGVSDAQASRSQFRAYDTHGGLVSRGADVTWTLPVNGQWRVSTVLAVQYLANDAADSPIVEQRMQTSLAGQVAYTF
- a CDS encoding winged helix-turn-helix domain-containing protein — protein: MDSLGFGKVLLVEDDEKLAGLIAHFLSQHGFEVRQVHRGDLALAAFLEFKPKVVVLDLMLPGQSGLHVCREIRSVSDTPIVILTAKEDDLDHILGLESGADDYVIKPIKPPVLLARLRALQRRQMPDSGVCSALEFGHLSIDRSCRVVRLAGEGIELTTMEFELLWLLASAAGKILSRDDILNRMRGIAFDGLNRSVDVYISKLRGKLKDNPREPLCIKTVWGKGYLFNPFAWER
- a CDS encoding GFA family protein, with amino-acid sequence MQLEGSCHCGAVSFSLTSAHPYPYQRCYCSICRKTQGGGGYAINIAGDANSLKVRGRKHVAIYRARLKDEGQKRAHRSSLERHFCTTCGSGLWIFSPEWPELIHPFASAIDTPLPVPPEHTHLMLGSKAPWVEAQVQPGDKQFDIFPEESIAEWHERLGLNR
- a CDS encoding universal stress protein — encoded protein: MQAIRSILVVLEPEHSESLALKRAKLIAGVTQAHLHLLVCDRKHDHSGMLGVLKAALIEDGYSVTTEQAWNESLHETIVDVQQAEGCGLVIKQHYPDSPLKKALLTPADWKLLRYCPTPVLLVKTSKPWTGGVILAAIDVGNTDAEHRTLHACIVDHGYDIASLAKAHLHVVSAHPSPMLSAADPTLQLSETIEARYREQCKSFQAEFDIDDEHLHIEEGPADVLIPFMVHKLQAAVTVIGTVARSGLSGALIGNTAEVVLDAVESDVLVLKPDTIMDHLEEIVTQH
- a CDS encoding tRNA-(ms[2]io[6]A)-hydroxylase is translated as MILPEIHEFLGCRTPDGWVQAALADQETLLIDHKNCEFKAASTALSLIAKYHSHVDLINLMSRLAREELVHHEQVMRLMKKRKIELRQLSAGRYASGLRKVVRSHEPVKLVDTLVVGAFIEARSCERFEALVPHLDEDLGKFYFGLLKSEARHFQGYLKLAYQYGDAKDIAQVIDRVRTAEQELIESPDVEFRFHSGVPAAA
- a CDS encoding PaaI family thioesterase, translating into MLNALKQINSTSAFNRWAGFEVTRAESGEAELTMAFRESDMAQYAGFLHAGLIGALLDTACGFAAGTVAGNVLASHFSVNCLAPAIGEVFIAQGRVVKAGKKQVFARAELFAQTGDQLKLVATGDAILVPVEGR
- a CDS encoding ATP-binding protein; this translates as MLRLFLGLFLVMTVGLVLGLQTVDRAFNALLDGQMQSYNREAVRGQAWSLAEQLRGLDGAARERQLDAVRPHYGLGLTLVETDQLSLSDQEKAELAQGLLVIREKYTQFISRIDDGSQLLSIMLPAEPSLMSFYIAAAYLMIAVMIGFVLLFWVRPHWRDLEKLRLAAERFGDNDLSSRIQLSKRSNIRDLSEHFNLMAARIESLIANQRELTNAVSHELRTPIARLSFELDQLKQQPDPTQNRELIADMYADLGELEEMVSELLTYASLERGATVITRENIQASSWLDSVLGSVALEAEAAGVQLLIVECQVDEVRIEPRFMARAVINLLRNAIRYADGRVEVSLVRTGDHYEVRVNDDGPGVPMDGREKIFEPFSRLDASRDRRTGGFGLGLALVRRVSQSHGGQVEVADSPWGGASFRMTWAHQD